The Raphanus sativus cultivar WK10039 chromosome 2, ASM80110v3, whole genome shotgun sequence DNA segment AGGATATTTTCTTAGCAGGAATGGCAACATCTTACACGACTCTCGATTGGGCAATGATGCTTCTTATAAGACATCCAGAGTGTATGAAAAAACTCCAAGACGAGATCCGAACATGTTCGAGACATGAGTTCTATGTATTGGAAGAACAAGTAGAGAGTATGAGATACCTAAAGGCTGTGATTAAAGAAGTTCTTCGACTACATCCTCCTGGCCCATTGTTAGCTCCTAGACAACTCAGTGAAGATGTCAAACTGAAAGGATATGACATTGCCGCTGGCACACAAGTAAACATCTAAACGGCGAAACAAAGAAACCATCAGTTAATTATtaagaatattatataaatactaaataataattaaatacgTGCATTGTTGAGCAGGTAATCATTAATGCGTGGGCGATCCATCGAGACACCACAACATGGGGGCCAGATGCAGAAGAGTTTAAGCCAGAGAGACATTTGGATCTACCTTTGGATTTTTCAGGACAAGATTTCAAGTATATTCCATTTGGATCGGGAAGAAGGCTATGTCCTGGAATAGGATTTGCTATGGCTTTAATAGAGGTGACATTGGCCAACCTTGTGAACAGGTTTAACTGGAAAGTCGAGATTAGACCCAATGGAGATGATGATCATTACTATCTAGCTGAAACGACTGGTATCGAAGTTGGCCGCAAGTTCCCATTATTTGTCTTCCCATCTTTGGCTTCATCTACTCTATAGGATGCAACGAGATTCAATGTCTCGGCCAAGAGTAGCCACTAGACTGACTTTTTCCCTATCAAATAAAAACTGTATTTTCCACTAAGATGGGTATTATTAGTTTTTCTCATGGATCATTTGGTAATGGTGTGCTCTTGTTAATCTGGTCGGTGTCTGATGTCccagtttttgtttttcttctttttataaatttatcttgAATGCCATTTTTCGGTTTGGTTGGCCGCACATTTTTGGTTAATTAAGAGATTCAAGATCATCaaatttcgtatattttaaaaataaattaaattttataatggAAAACTGCTACCAAAAAATGCACCAATTATAAACTagtactagatcatgacccgcgcgatcgcgcgggttttatttttgttttaacataaaaaaaatattttataatagttaaTACAATTTGGAGTTTGTCCTTTTTACATAAcgtggttttatataattttgagtttgtcCAAAACATGTTGTttaagaacaatgttaaaattgttttttgtattaataatttttttcgttgGTATATAAGAGATATAACTGTGCGgtgaaaaaaatactaatataatattaaccAATACTATTTGATTTTGACATTGTGCTTTTTAAGAgttttttctaaatgttttgtGATTGTCCAATGAATGATGAATGCGAATGCAAATACTTATACACACATTTTAGTGGGAGGAAATGAATATTCTCTAATCtattaaattacatataataaatacaaaatatcatgACACCGAAattttaggtatagtagaataaatttggaaaatgggattttccatattcatgatttATCAAATCTggcaatttgattgtgaatatttgattgtaaccgagattttaggcctagtagactcaacttggtgaagaggttttcCTGCAACCGatttttaaagtataaattgatgtttctgttattgaaatAATAGTATACGAttagtatattctatttagtgtatattcaaagCAAACCTTGATTATTTTAGtatgaaagaaaatatattctgatatctttagtattgagtttcaaaagttttgtatcaagctatttaaaatttaaagattcatcagtatttgatgccaaataattgttttttttaattcaaagaggttttgtgtttaagataattatagtttGATGATGGGAAGAAACATATTCttaagttatttggttaattgaatcgATTGGTTTAGGAGATAACTCGATCAAGATagtcaaaattatataatgGCAGGCTAAGGATTcgtgtaatattaatatttttttgtcaacctactcttataatatttgtatttttaataacatgtgtaatatttatttttatttctgtctatttatatttttatttttaagaattcagactcgtgtaatatttatattggagacatttattgtattcatttgactataataaaagagaaggattgttatatttgtactaatgatataatataaatatgataatgttaGTATACTTAAACGAaagaatagatattttgttaaatatatgtatataatgtaaGACATAGATCTAAGGTGGAATTAAATGATAGATGGTTGATATTGAACTCTTTagggaaatatttaaatgaaaggttagattaagaataataatgtgatgtacaatttaaaaatccacctagaagaagttataatgtttctattttaataagatagatacgactACCACacattaaaataatactaatatatcACTAACTATGCAGCTATATTGTCAATTTGATAATGTATCAACATGTGTTATATAGTTAACACCAGAATCATACTTTTTGTCGCTGAAACAGTAGATTGGACATTAAAATCCGACAGTACAGTATTCAAAACTAATCCTTTCAAATAGAAGATAGACCTATAGAGCAATTGAACTGATCCATATTAATTGAAACATATCGACTAGATTTGATTGTTGGACCAATTAAATCATAAGCCCAATGGGCTGTGTGGTTAATTGGATGTgtgaatataaaatcttttgCAAGCCCAATAGGCTGAGTAAAAGATTGATTTTATGTGAATGTTTATAGGGATTATTGAAATCATTTGCAAGCCTAATGGCTGAGTAAATTGAATtgtgaatatttaaaattaaaaaaaaaagaattaagagTAGCTTAGTGCCCAAGTTAGCCAACTTGATAACCAAGTTAAACCAACTTGGTAATCAAGTTAAGGCAACTTGGCCACTAAGTTTAGCCAACTTGATAACCAAGCTTAGCTAACTTGGTAACCAAGTTTTATTCACTATAAATACCCCATAACCTCTTCACAAATTTATCACCTCATTTACACACAAGATCATACATTGATCTCTTTCACAACTACTTTCTCtcactagaaaaaaaaatactctttagattttttttcttttagttcaAGTGTCTTGAGAGTATATCGTAGTAATGAGTTCGTAGATTCTGTTTCGGGTGTTGCGAAATGGTCTCATCACAGTTGTATCCTGAGATTCAAAATTGCATTAGAAACCGTCACACATTACGGGCAATTtattgagttaaggaaagagatcaAATCTCGACTCCGTGAATTCGTCTATTTCCTTACGATTTTTTAAATGTTGTAAGTATTTATATTATCGTCTACATACCTTTTGTTTCGTAATTTTCAATCAGGATTCTCGCGCTCCTACATTGATCAGATTAGTTAAATTGGAATGGGTTGGTTTCGTATTTGTAACAGCTTGGTTTCCTATTTGTAACAGGTCGGTTTTCATAACTAGATTACCAAATTCTGACGTCTGATTCACTATTTTGACAATAACAATATGAGTATAATGTTAACTGCATACacatcccctagtctatatttgagaagtgatttgccacatgtcttctctacaatcgttttcacaaaaaaaatattacgtggctattaagattgatgacatgtcatatggttaaatatgacatggacaattacatttaatactgatatatttttttggaaatctttttagaatatggcaataactcatatattatatttaatattgatttatatttttggtaaactttgtggaatatggtaataattcataaatcatcactaaaataaatatattcaaatatgatattttgaatttcgaaatattatataatttatttttataattataaaaattttattatctaaaattttctaaattttctgaattaataaaaaaataaatcgtaatatcattagtttcttttagatatctacaaattatataaatattatttagttttaaattttgataactatacaattttatatgatttttagtaattttgtacaagttgatttaataatttaaccaaatgaaataaataattttttatctaagattttaactttatatatatacatatatattcttaaatataatttaaaataaaaaaaaatattttctcttaattttatgcttaattaatgatatgtatattaattattagtcaaaataataaaatatataatattaataaatcacattttaaaaatataaaatttaacttttaaaaaatttatcactacacatggtgcatgaaaacacctGGATTAATAATTatgacatagctactaaaattgatgacatgacttatagattaatatgacatggacaattatatttaatgttaatttatatttttgataaaaattttaaaatatggtaataactcatatattatatttattatcgatttatatttttgaacttttttaaaatatggaaataacgcataaatcatcattaaaataaatatattcaattatggtatttcaaattttgaaatatcatttaatttaaaaatatttcaaaaatatatacatatttttagaaaattataaaattaaatcataaaatcaaattaaatcttaaaatcattagtttcttatatatatttacagatttgataaatattgtttaattttaatttttgacaattctgaaattttacatatttatttaatatatttaattaaaataaatagatagaaaaatctacctaagattataattttaagtatatacatgcacattcttaaatataacttaaaataaacaaaattggttttatcttaattttaatgtttagttaaatcaaatttatattaaaatattgataaaaaaaaagaaaatttataatattaataaaaaataaatataatttatatttatcttttaaaaaatattttaaaattcttttactgcacatggtgcaggaaaacacctagtgtTAATATATGTTAACAGTATAAATCGTTTTGTTAAAAATACATTAGGATTATATTAATATTCTTTATGTATGTGATTATGTAATGATTGATAATTGGCATACAGTTTCCTGACATTTGGTTAGAAATGGGAAAGATGATCGATATCACTGGGGAAATTGATTTGCGTTATCTTGGGATCCCTCGTAATGCCACAATATCTGAGGCAGCATCGGATATGACATGGAACCATTTGACACCGGGGAAGGAAAGTCtacaacattaatttttatgaGATAATAAAGGAAACTCAGGTTCCACAAACAAATTCAGATCCGGACAGAGTACTCTAGAAACATGATGATAATGAATATAAAGATCATTTTTCTGCTGCATCCACCAGGGAACACATTCAGGTGAAAAATCAGAAGGTCCACTGGTATCGACTGATTTGATTCACACAATCTATTCCTCATCATTCTTTCAATATTTGATTAGTTTTTAAGATAGATTTTCCACTCTGATTGGTACCATTGACAAGTCAATCAGAGATCAAATAGTCTCCTTAAAGTACAGAGGGGATCACAGGCTTCAAGGACTACTGAGACGTGGGCTTGAAGTCTATTCGCATTGATAGGACTTCTAGGTTATATTCTTTCATTTCATACAGACCTCTCCATATAGGTTTCATTTGTTAAATGCTCATTTTTCTCTTTGAATGAATTTGTATggatttatatatttgatttcatAATAAATTTGAATGGATTTGTATGgatttctttgttaaaaatacaaaaactcaaatccgaGAGAAACTTCcgaatttgtaaatattaatccgagaaaattttaaatctgTATGTTTTACTTGGATTTATAAATACTACATGACTTTttaaatcaatcaaaatatataaaccaataacacttgctaaaataaataatacatttcattgcaataaaaacaacaaaacaacaaaaattattatatacactaaataattcatttattataaCATCCACCGttaattcatttatatttaagatttttatttatatacactaaataattgaataaaacaacaaaaattgtATTTGCAAAATTTAATTTCTATGTATATtgtaaaaatcaattatttctctttttgttacataaaagttcaaatatataaatttgaaatccaatttttgtaaattaatgattttatttattaataaatttttgttgGAAACAGATTTATTTTAGGGCCTTTTATTCTAATATTCGTTTTCTTCTATTCGTTTTCATAATCACTAAATCAGTTGTCTGGTTTGGGttcattaataaattatttatatttttcttaaaagagaaaatgatgaaaaGGGAAGAATTTCAAAAACCCTGTGTCTtcttgtgaattttttttatatttaatattaactatataattatattatgttagTATTATATGAGTATATAGTCTTTGAGACCCCTGACCAATAATGCTGCTAATAAACTATAATAACAAGTAGGGGGAAGTCTCCATATAAGTTGCTATATGAGAGTATTTGATGTGcacagagaaaaaaagaaagagtatttcATTCTGACAGCAAAGAATGGAAATGATAACAATCTCTCTATGCTTCGCAACTATCTTAGCATTTCTCTTTCTAAAACAAATTCTCAAACCAGCTACCACCACTAACCGTAACCTACCACCGTCTCCGCCGCGACTCCCCGTGATCGGAAACCTCCACCAGCTCAGCCTCCATCCTCACCGTTCACTTCGTCACCTCAGCCTCCGCTATGGACCGCTCATGCTCCTTCATTTTGGTCGAGTCCCTATACTTGTAGTTTCGTCAGCTGACGTAGCTCACGACATCATGAAAACACACGATTTAAAGTTTGCAAACCGCCCGAAAACAAAAGCAGTCGATATATTTTTGAACGGAGGGCGTGATGTGGCTTTTTCCTCCGGCGAATACTGGAGACAGATGAAGGTATGAttattgtataataatttattgttttatgaTAAATCTTGAACCGAAACTAAGGGCACCAGCAGGgataaaatgaatatttaatttttcaggTATTTGAAATTAACAGtttaaatctttaatttttgggtatgcaatttaaatcataatGTTTGTGTTCACTTCATAATATTAGGAGTGTAGTGAATCTGAAATGtgatgaaattttatttttaatgagtttCTAGATGATTACACGAGAATCTAAGAATTAAgtgtaatttttattaaagaaatctaaAATTTCATCTATAACAAtgagatttaaatttaaaattttaaaatattatttaaaaatctgtGTTTAAATAACAACAGAATTGTCGTATTAATATAAATCACTTTAAATACGTAGTTGAATACATCcctcttaattttttaaaagttcaaCGTTAGACAATAACCAAGAAAACGTTAGATTAAACATCTAATCTCGTTCTATTTTGTTTCTTATCATCGTCTTCCCCTAAATCAAAAGTCAGAGTTCTAAATTCCCAAAGAAAGTTTTATCCCTAAAAACATATTCTTTAAATCAAAACCCAAAGGTTAGAGCTTACTTTAGTGGTGCTAAAAAGGAAAACGAGGATATACTCCTCACGGCCTTCATGGTTTATGTGATAATTAAACGGAACATTTTTCTCTGTTGTTATCTTTGAAAATCATAGAGCTCTTAGTATTGTGATGAGAAAATCTTGAAACATTTTGTATATCGCTAAAAACCAGGGCCGGATCTAGGCATAGGTAAGTGAAAAATTGGTCTTGGTCTCTAAAAATTTTGGGATTTTTTTATGCAGTATCGGTcccaaattttgaaaaaaaaaatattaaagttctttaaaaatatttcaaacctCCTCCCCCCCTAAATTTTCAGATTCGTTCCTGCTAAAAAGAGAACATCGAGAAGTATCTCGTGGACGAGCCTCCGTAgcatgttttagttttatttccGTAACAATTGATATGATCAAACCCAATTACCAAACATTATCATAGATTCTTTCAGTCAATAATTAAAGAAgctattatattatattatctgtattcattaacttgcatctatcaatattagcaatactatgaagacgactaaaaaagttacaaaaaaaaataattaaagaagCTAAACTTTAAAAATGAATCTTTTCTTTAGAGTTTTAAAGCCGGTAGAGACTTTACTTTAGGAATATAAAATTCAGAGTTTTGATATGAAGAAGATGGTGCTTTTAGGGATTTAGAActttgggttttgatttagggaagaaaatgataaaaacaaaatagaaacaGATTAGCTGTTTAATTTAACGTTTTCTTTGTTATTGTCTAACCTTGACTTTTTCAAGATTAATGTTGTGAATTCAACACAAACATTaggattttattttgaatatccaggagttgaggatttaaaatgataattttaaatatttgatgaaTTAGATGATCATTTTTCCCACATAAGGTATCTGACTAGATAAACCTCTCATCATGTAGATCTGATATGCTCCGATGACCGGACAGCGCGTGAGCGTGCATAACGGCGTCGGAGGCTTCCTTTTCCAGTCATCTCGTCTCTCCTTTGCTCGGCCTCCGTCTATGCTCTGCTACCGTCTTGTCTGTGTCTCTGGTCAGAGGTTGCTGTTGGTTTCGTTACTCACTCATGAGGGTGTGTGAATCTTCGGTGAATCTACTTGTTCTGGAGACTCGACGCTGTAGAGAAGAGCAGTTACGGGTGTCGTTGTCCTTCGAAATCTCTTCCCGTGTACTTTGTTTGTGTGTGTTGTTTATGGTGTGTGGCTTACCTTCGTTTTGGGAGGAGATTCGCCCTTGCCAATTCGTTTTTGGCTTTCAGAATTAGATTGGAGTTTGGTTTCAAAAGTTCCGGATCTGTGGATTGATGGTGTAGCTTTAGCTACAATAGCTTTGTCCTGAAGCTCTCGTCTAGATCTGTTTGTCATTCTGTTTTTGCGGGTCTCCTTTGCTGCTGGCTTGGTTTTCTTTTGCAGGTGATGTTTGTCCTCTTTGAGTTTGCTTTGGCTTCCATCTTATCCCCTATTTTGCTGTTCACGGCTTCTGCTGTCCTCAGCCTGTTCTTGGCTTCCGGATTAGATGGGCCTCGCCCCTAATTGTTTGTGCAGATCGTGCGGAAATCTGTTGGTTTTGTCGCTTCATACCTAGGCGTTCAATGTTCGTCGTTGTTCAAACCGTTTCCGGGAGTGTTAGCAAGGTTTTTTACTTGCCGGATTATGAAGATTCTGTTACTGGGTCCTTGAGGTGTTTCCTCAGAGTTCTAGGGGAAGGAGGTTTAGTGGTGGTCTGGCCGAGGGCATTCCCACTAAGCAGATGCCATTGATACTTTATCGGACAGATTTCCTGTTTTTGTAAGACCTATACTAGTAGTGAGGAAGATTAGTCACTTGTCTTAAGGTTGTAATATTTCTTAATCTTGTATGTTACCCCGTTGTGGGTTCTAGTTCCCGGAGATATCTCTATGTTCTGCCGGTTAAGCTAACCACGGAAAGGTCTTGTATCCGTTGGTTTCTGTTGGTTTGTGTTGCTCACAAATTTGCTAGCAATAAAATCTGTTGAcgggaaaaaaaaatgtatctgactagatattttatctattaagaaatattaaaatttggtaATGCGGGCTTGTAATTCAAGTGAAGTGGAgactaaaaaaagaaatattaaaattgcCAAAAAGTAAGAAAGAGAAAGACAAAATTGAGAACAAAATGTGTTAATCGATTTTGTGGGAAGGTACTCCAAAAATTATCTGAGGTACTCCACTAACATTTTGCACTCTTTGATTGGTTACATTTTGGAGGTATATTCAACGGAGACTTTTAGTTGATTTGCatcaaaatgataattttttttgttatttaaataagaattttaaaaaattcatttaaaaatcattgttattaaacttaatattttgtaaaatactaTGAAATCCACTAttactgaaaatattttaagttatagaatttctaaattttcaggTGATTTTCGGGTGTTTCGGtagagtttcttagttaaaaatcaaaactcaaaactcaTGGTTTTAAGTGATATTCTAAAGTCGCTTaacaaaaataacttaaatctcaacaacttattaaaattatctaaaaccCTATTAAAAGTTAAATCACATGTTAAATTGGATACACTCCTCTTcatgtattttaattaattaactaaattaaaagaaaatatcaatattGAATTGGTGAGAAACTTTAGAAGTATTTACACCATTAGTGCTGCTCTAAACTAATCTGAAAAGCCATTTACTTGTTGCCAGCTAACGTTTGAATCTTGATTAAATTTGTATATGATTATAATATGTTGTTATGGAAATTGACGTATCTACTGcacttaaataaaatattcaacaaCGAGTTAGGTGAGTAAGAGTTGCATAATCGATTATATGATTATAATATGTTGTTAACTTTTCCTCTTTCTGTCTTAGTTGAGgctatttcttttataaataatgaaacttcttttttggaaaaaaatgcATTTGGGTGAAGAGCATGTGCAGTTTTCATCTCCTCAACAAGAAAATGGTTAGGTCCTTTGAAAATATAAGAGAAGAAGAGATAGTCTCAATGATGGAGAAGCTTGAGAAAGCTAGCTCTTGTTCTTTGCCGGTAAATCTGAGTGAATCTCTCCTGAATTTGACAAAAAATGTGATATGTAGAACTGCAATGGGAAGAAAATATAGCCAAGAGGAAAACCCTATGGATTTTGGGAAATTAGTGAGAACATTCATGGAGCGTATAGGCACATTTCCAGTTGGGGATTACATCAGGGGTTTGGCCTGGATAGATAAAATACGCGGTCTGGATCGTAAAATGGAAGAAGTAAGCAGAACGTTTGCGGAGTTTCTAGATAGAGTAGTGCAAGAACATGTAGATGAAGGTGAGAAGAAAGAGACATTTGATTTTGTTGATATGCTGTTACGAATTCAAAGAGACGAGACAAATGGATTCGAGCTCGATAGAAGTGACATCAGACTCATCATATTGGTAACTACGATAAACCATTCTTTACTTTAAAACAACgtctttcctaaaatagaaatatctaagtaaataaatatatagaagttttcaagaaaaatatataaatatcctataatagtaaaaatataataagaaggctaatgtttaattatttgatttgtCACTTCTATGCTTTTTATAGGATATGTTCATAGGAGGGATGGATACGACTTGCACGACTCTCGATTGGGCAATGATGCTTCTTATAAGACACCCAGAGTGTATGAAAAAACTCCAAGACGAGATCCGTACATATTCAAGACATGAGTTCTATGTATCGGAAGAACAAGTGGAGAAAATGAAATACATAAAGGCTGTGATTAAAGAAGTTATGCGACTACATCCTCCTGCCCCACTGGTTCCTAGACAACTTAGTGAAGATGTCAAACTGAAAGGATATGACATTGCCGCTGGCACACAGGTACACATctaaacaacaaaacaaagcaACCATCAGTTAATTattaagaatattatatatataatatatatatatagtaagtaCGTGTGCATGGTTGAGCAGGTGATCATTAATGCATGGGCGATCCATCGAGACACCACAACATGGGGACCAGATGCAGAAGAGTTTAAGCCAGAGAGACAATTGGATCTACCTTAAGATTTTTCAGGACAAGATGTCAAGTTTATTCC contains these protein-coding regions:
- the LOC108830330 gene encoding putative cytochrome P450 71A28; its protein translation is MEMITISLCFATILAFLFLKQILKPATTTNRNLPPSPPRLPVIGNLHQLSLHPHRSLRHLSLRYGPLMLLHFGRVPILVVSSADVAHDIMKTHDLKFANRPKTKAVDIFLNGGRDVAFSSGEYWRQMKSMCSFHLLNKKMVRSFENIREEEIVSMMEKLEKASSCSLPVNLSESLLNLTKNVICRTAMGRKYSQEENPMDFGKLVRTFMERIGTFPVGDYIRGLAWIDKIRGLDRKMEEVSRTFAEFLDRVVQEHVDEGEKKETFDFVDMLLRIQRDETNGFELDRSDIRLIILDMFIGGMDTTCTTLDWAMMLLIRHPECMKKLQDEIRTYSRHEFYVSEEQVEKMKYIKAVIKEVMRLHPPAPLVPRQLSEDVKLKGYDIAAGTQVIINAWAIHRDTTTWGPDAEEFKPERQLDLP